The Cytobacillus sp. NJ13 sequence GTGCAAAAGGGATCATCATCATAATCAAAAAGTGCAGAATCAAGTCAGCTATAAAGTCATACAAAAGAACCATTCCTCCAAAAAGCAGCTATAATAATTATTAAACAAAAGAGAGGAAGAATCCTTTATATGGGAACAATTATTTATTCTGCTTTTTACCATAAAGATTGTTTACATAACATTATTATGGATTGATTCAAAGTCTCCTCATTTCCTAAATAAAAAACCAGCCTTCAAAGAAGGCTGGTTCCTCATCATGCTATTACCATTTCAGTCTTCAATTCTCCAACTATTTCCTGGACTTCACTGCCTTCCAGAGTTTCTTTTTCAAGAAGGGCTTCTACCAGTGCATCAAATTGGGGCTGATGATTTGCGATGATCAACTCGCATCTTTCCAATGCTTTTTGGAAAAGATCCTGCATTTTAGCTTCTTTTTGTCCTTTGTTAAAAGTAAGTTCAAAGCCGTTATCCAGTAACCCGGTATCAACCATTTGCTCTATGATATGCTTGGCTTGTTTAACATCGCCGCTTACTCCAATGCTATGCTCGCCAAGAATCATACGCTCTGATACACCGCCTGCAAGAATCATGGCAACCTGGTCAAGCAATTCACTTGAAGTCGATAAGTGAAGTTCTTTTTGTATAGGAGCTACATACCCAAGTGCTTCGCCACGCGGAATAATGGTTGCTTTTCGGACGGATCCGGGTTTTGTTAAAGCAGCCACTAATGCATGGCCAGCTTCATGTATGGCAACGCGCTGCTTCGTTCCGTAATCCTGTAAAGCCCGGGTGGTTGTTCCCAAAATGGTCCGGTCAAGCGCATAATCCAAATCTTCCTTTGAGATAATTTCCTGGCCGTTACGGACAGCTCTGCGGCTTGCCGTTTCAAAAAGGGAATGAAGATCTGCTCCCGAGAATCCAGAAGTGCTTTCTGCTAAATCGCCAAGTGTTATCATGACATCCTCAGCAAGCAATCTATTTTTTGTGTGAATATTGATAATCTCTCTTCGGCCCTTTGTATCAGGAAGAGGGACATTGAAGGAGAAGTCAATCCGTCCGGGACGAAGGAAGGCTTCATCGAGCATATCCTTCCGGTTAGTGGCGGCAATAAATAGGATTCCATCATTGGAATGTCCGCCGTCCAGCTGGACTAGAAGTTCAGTTAATGTTTTTTCGCTTTCTTCACCGCCATGCTGCTTTCTTCGTCCTGCAAGTGCATCTACTTCGTCTATGAAGACGACGGCAGGAGCATGCTTTCTGGCATTTTGGAAAAGGTTTCTTACTCGCGATGCTCCCACACCAACGAACAATTCATTAAAACCGGAACCGCTGGTTGAGAAAAATGTTGCTCCAAGTTCTTTAGCGATTGCCTGAGCCAGCAATGTTTTCCCCGTTCCAGGAGGCCCGTATAATAGAATTCCCTTCGGCGGCTTAATGCCCATTTTCAGAGAGCGCTCAGGTTCTTTTAATATTGAAAGAGTCTGCATGATTTCCTCTTTCATTTCTTCCTGAATTCCTCCAACATCTTCAAGTGAAATGGAAGGAAGGGGCTTTGCCTTAGAAACACTTTGCTTCATTGTATTTGTAGCACCCATTCCGCCTTTTCCAGACTTAAACAGGTAAATTCCAATGGCTATGAGCAAAAGGACTACACCGCCCAGAATCCAAGGGGCATAAGGTTCTGTGGTTGCGAACGTATATTGTATATTATAGGTTTCTACTAATTTATCAACCATCTCACTGTTGGGAGGCACATGGGAGATGTACTCGCCATCAGGGGCAGTGATCAGCAGTTTCCCATTTTTATATTCCTGTACTGCAACAGTCTTTCCATCCTGGGAGGCAATAACTTTTTCCACAGAAGAAAACGGAACTGTCACATCCTTTTTTCCTGCTTGTACGGTCCAAATAACCGCCGCCAAAATCACAGTGATCACCAATGCAATAGAAACAATCGTCGAAGGCTTCTTAAGACGTGATTTCAACTATTTCCCTCCTCATTGAACATACCTACATTATAAGGAAATAATATTGTTAATAACAGGGTTTTACTCTTTTTAAACGTTGTAAATTATGGAAAAATAATATAGTTTATAAGAAAGTGTGCTACAACAGCTTTCAGATAGCATCTATATGTGAAAAAAATGTGACAAGCAGGGTGAAAACCTGGCAGAAAAGCTAAAAAGTTTTTTAAAAGAATCCTTTTCACAATCTTTCATTTCATATATACTAAAATCGGATAATTCAATAACGTGCCACAAGGGGAGCATTTTGCTGAGAGTGAACAGTTCGCTGTTCTGACCCTTTGAACCTGTTAGATAATGCTAGCGCAGGAATGTGGAATAAAAGGCGGAAGGGGAATTTCTGCCTGCTTGTTCTCCCTTGGGGTATCGTCATACGATTAAAGGGGGATTTTTTTATGAAAAAATTAAGCTTAACCGCGATGATTGAAGCTTCATTTTTTGCAGCATTTGCCATCATTCTGGATTTTCTGCCGTCAATCAAGCTGTCACCGTCCATTTCCATTTCTGCCGCGATGATTCCGATCTTTATTTTGGCTTTCAGGTGGGGGTTTAAGGTAAGCTTCATCGCAGGCCTCTTATGGGGAATTTTGCAGATTGCCATGGGAGATGCCTGGATTGCTACTCCGCTACAGGCATTTATTGAGTATTTTGTGGCATTTGCCTGTATTGGTTTTGCCGGTTTGTTTTACCTCCCAATTCAAAATCAGCTGCGCAGCGGAAACAAGAAGAAGGCATTAGGCTGGGTAATATTAGCTGTGTTTGCCGGAAGTCTTGCCCGGTATTTCTGGCATTTTATAGCAGGTGTATTTTTCTTCGGAAGCTATGCGCCAGAAGGGATGTCGCCTGTGCTATTCTCCTTCCTGGCAAATGGCGCGACAATGCTTGGAGCAGCTATTCTCTGCTCCATTTTAGCAGCATTAATCATATCGTCGGCACCAAGATTAATCATAAGAAAATCGGATGAAGGTCTTCGAACTCAAAAACGTGCTTCATAATAAAAACTGCCTCTTTGAAAAATTTCAAAGAGGTTTTTTCATATAAAAGGAAATTGCTCCTGAAAAATGGGTATATTACTCAAAAAGGGGAGTGATTGTTTGTTAAACACATTGCAGGGTAACATCATTACAGGTGTCTTTGATGCAGAAACCAGTGCCTTTGAAATACAAAAAGTTAAAAGTTTCACCACCCAGTCAATCCTCAACAAAAATCAATGTGAAAATTTGTATAACTATTTATCCCTTCATGAGGAGGATGAGGGAGGACAAATTATTACACTGTACGATCAAATGCCGTTAATGCTGACCAGGCAAGAAATATGCAGTTTAAAGAAAGATTTGGAGAACATTAAAAAACTATATCAGTAGAAAATCGCTTTGCATCTTGCAAGGCTTTTTTTCTTTCTTAATTTAAATTTGACAGATTTGTGACAAAAAGTTTGACAAATTTGTGAACATAGTTAGAATATTAAATAAAAGGGGATGAAAACATGACATTAAAACAGCAAAAGGTGCTTCACTTTTTTAGGAATGTAACAGCAGCCGGTATACTTTTAGGATTAATTGTCTTTATTTCAAGCTTTTTTGTAAGCGGTCTCACAGGGCAATATGTTTTATCAATTGGCTTAAGCGTTATGGTTTCTTCCATGCTGATATTTGGTTTTGGCTTTTTTATCAACGTAATGGAGGAAATGACGCAGGGAAGCAAAGGAATCAGACAATACAAATAAAACCGGCCTCCAAATGGGAGACCGGTTTTTTACTGTATTAATGTGAAGCATGCCCAGAGGTTAAGACCCAAATAGAACCTACTACAATAACGATAACCATAAATACGGCATAAATCATATTTACTAAGTTCGTTTTGCCGTCTTCACCTTCTCTTAGGTGCATGAACATGAACAGCTGCATGCCAGCCTGAATGACAGCCAGTGAGCCGATGATCCACATGATCACTTTAAAAGAAAGGTTCGTTTTGAGGGCAATACCTGCTGCTGCAAATGTCAGCACAAGGGAGACAACAAATCCAATGACATGGCTTATCGGGAAGCTTTTTGATTGATGATGTTCCATTTAAGCCACCAGTCCTTTCAAATACACGAATGTGAAAATAAAGATCCAGACTACATCAAGGAAGTGCCAGTAAAGGCCGATAATAAATGTTTTTCTTGCTGTAGTAGGGGTAAGGCCTCTTTTTAATAGCTGGATGATGACCATAGTTGCCCAGCCAATTCCCAATGTTACGTGAGCTCCGTGTGTTCCCAGCAAAACAAATAAACTGGACAGGAACGCACTTGTCTGCATCGTTGCGCCTTCATGGGCATAATGGATAAACTCATTAATCTCCATGAATAGGAATCCTGCGCCAAGAGCAAGGGTAATCACCAGCCAGGTGATTAGCCCTTTAAGATTATGGCGGCGCATTTCAAAAATGGCGATGCCCATTGTAAAGCTGCTTGTCAAAAGGAGGACTGTCTGAATCATGACATCCTTGATCACAAAGATATCTTTATGTGTCGGTCCTCCTGCATAGCGTTCATATAATACACCATATACTCCGAACAGAGTGGCAAATAGAACGATTTCAGCGCCAAGGAAAACCCAGAAGCCAAGAATATTCATCCGGTCCTGCTCAGTTTGATATTCAAGGGGCAAGGAAGTATCCACTTTAGCTGACATGATCATGCACCTCTCCTTCTGTTTTTCTCCAGGCATTTTCAATTCTGTGAATTTCATCTTTTGTAACATGGAAGCCTTCGTTGTAATCGAATGAACGGATGATCAATCCAGCAAAAATGCCGATTGCAGCAACAGCCGCAGCGATGTGCCATTCAAATACAAGGAAGAAGCCTGCGATGCCGAAGATGACACCCATATAAATTGGAAGCCAGGAATTGCTTGGCATATGAATCTCTTCGATTTCACTGTCATGTAAAGTTAAGCCTTCATTCTTTTTCTTCATGTGCCAGAAAGGATCAAGGGATTTAACTTCCGGCAGTTTTGCAAAGTTATAAAATTGAACAGGTGACGCAGTAGACCATTCCAATGTTCTTGCATCCCATGGGTCGCTTGAGATGTTTCTGTCTGCATAGCGGATGCTCCAGTAAATGTTGTAGCAGAATACAGCAAATCCGGCTGCCAAAATGATAGAACCAATTGCCGATAGCATGAAGAGTGGCGCAAATCCTGACTCAGCAGAGTAAGTGTAAGCACGCCTTACAGCTCCGTTTAATCCAAGGAAGAACATAGGCATGAATGTTACGTTAAAGCCGATAACGAATAGCCAGAAATGCCATTTTCCGATTTTTTCATTCAGCATGAAGCCGAACATTTTTGGCCACCAGTAGTACAGACCTGCAAATACGGCAAATACTACACCCGGAATTAATACATAGTGGAAGTGGGCAACCAGGAATAATGTATTGTGATACTGATAATCCGCTGCACCCATTGCCAGCATTACGCCTGTAACCCCGCCTATGACGAAGCATGGGACGAATGCCAGTGCCCAAAGCATGGCGGAAGTAAATTTAATGCGTCCTTTTCGCATGGTAAACAGCCAGTTGAACATCTTAACACCAGTCGGTATGGCAATCGCCATCGTCGTGATGGAGAAGAAAGAGTTAACAGCAGGGCCTGAACCCATTGTATAGAAATGGTGAACCCATACAACCATACTTAAAAGCGCAATTCCAAGGATGGAAAATACCATCGATTTGTAGCCAAACAATGATTTTCTTGAGAAAGTCGCAATAACCTCAGAGAAAATCCCGAAAGCAGGAAGGGCAACAATGTATACTTCAGGATGGCCCCATAGCCAGAACAGGTTTGCCCAAAGCATATCCATGCCTCCGCCTGACACTGTAAAGAAATGTGTTCCATAAAGGCGGTCAAAAGTCATCAATGCCAATGCAACTGTGAAGATAGGGAAAGCAGCCACAATTAGAATCGATGTTACAAAGGTAGTCCAAGAGAACATCGGCATTTTCATCAATGTCATGCCTTTTGTTCTCATTTTCAAAATGGTAACGATAAAGTTAATACCTGACATTAAAGTACCGATACCGGCAATCTGCAGAGCGACTGCATAATAGTTATTTCCGATTCCCGGACTGAATTCCTTGCCTGCAAGAGGGAAGTAAGAAGTCCATCCTGCATCAGGCGATCCCCCGATGACAAAGGAAATATTAAATAGCATAGCTCCGCTGAAGAACAGCCAGAAGCTCAGTGCATTCAACTGTGGGAAGGCAACGTCACGCGCACCGATCTGCAGAGGAATGACAACGTTCATTAAACCAATTAAGAACGGCATAGCCATGAAAAGAATCATAATAACGCCGTGTGTTGTAAAGATTTCATTATAGTGCTGGGAATTCAGAAATTCCATTTCAGGCTGTGATGTTTGTGCTTTCATCAGCAGTCCGTCCATCCCGCCGCGGAAAAACATCAATACTGCGGAGATGATGTACATTATACCGATTTTTTTATGATCAACTGTAGTCAGCCATTCTGTCCACAGGTACTTCCACTTTTTTAAATAAGTGATGCCAGCGACTGCACCAATCATCGTTAATAATATAGCTATCTGTGAACCTAGTATAAGGGGGTCCCCAGTAATAAAAAACTCATCCCATTTAATGCCCATGATGGTCACCTCCATGGTTTTCTTGACTATCATGGCTTTCTTCTTCGCCATGACCTTCAATTACGTTTGGATTCTCATTTTTATAATTGTCATCTTCTTCGAACGTTTTACCTTGATATCCATGGCCTCTGTAGAGCTCAGGATTTGTATAAGCCTTCGAATTAGGATCAGCATGATTGACCCATTCTAAATGAGTATTGGAATATGTCAGTCTTCCTAAATGAGTAGGCTTCAGCAGCCCTTCATACTCATCTTCCGTTAGCTTGGGAGCTGTATCCTTAACGTCGTCAACCCATTGGTCAAAATCTTCCTGGGTTTGTGCAAGCACTTCAAATTTCATATCCGCATATCCTCGGCCGTTAAAGTTCGTGTTCTGGCCTTCATAAGATCCAGGGTTGTCTGCAGCAAGATACAATTCTGTTTCCATTTTTGGCATTGTATACTTTTGTCCGCCAAGAGCTGGTACCCAGAAAGATTGCATGGTGCTTGCAGATGTCATCTTAAAGAGAACTGGCGTATC is a genomic window containing:
- the qoxD gene encoding cytochrome aa3 quinol oxidase subunit IV: MEHHQSKSFPISHVIGFVVSLVLTFAAAGIALKTNLSFKVIMWIIGSLAVIQAGMQLFMFMHLREGEDGKTNLVNMIYAVFMVIVIVVGSIWVLTSGHASH
- the qoxC gene encoding cytochrome aa3 quinol oxidase subunit III translates to MSAKVDTSLPLEYQTEQDRMNILGFWVFLGAEIVLFATLFGVYGVLYERYAGGPTHKDIFVIKDVMIQTVLLLTSSFTMGIAIFEMRRHNLKGLITWLVITLALGAGFLFMEINEFIHYAHEGATMQTSAFLSSLFVLLGTHGAHVTLGIGWATMVIIQLLKRGLTPTTARKTFIIGLYWHFLDVVWIFIFTFVYLKGLVA
- a CDS encoding AAA family ATPase, with the translated sequence MKSRLKKPSTIVSIALVITVILAAVIWTVQAGKKDVTVPFSSVEKVIASQDGKTVAVQEYKNGKLLITAPDGEYISHVPPNSEMVDKLVETYNIQYTFATTEPYAPWILGGVVLLLIAIGIYLFKSGKGGMGATNTMKQSVSKAKPLPSISLEDVGGIQEEMKEEIMQTLSILKEPERSLKMGIKPPKGILLYGPPGTGKTLLAQAIAKELGATFFSTSGSGFNELFVGVGASRVRNLFQNARKHAPAVVFIDEVDALAGRRKQHGGEESEKTLTELLVQLDGGHSNDGILFIAATNRKDMLDEAFLRPGRIDFSFNVPLPDTKGRREIINIHTKNRLLAEDVMITLGDLAESTSGFSGADLHSLFETASRRAVRNGQEIISKEDLDYALDRTILGTTTRALQDYGTKQRVAIHEAGHALVAALTKPGSVRKATIIPRGEALGYVAPIQKELHLSTSSELLDQVAMILAGGVSERMILGEHSIGVSGDVKQAKHIIEQMVDTGLLDNGFELTFNKGQKEAKMQDLFQKALERCELIIANHQPQFDALVEALLEKETLEGSEVQEIVGELKTEMVIA
- the thiT gene encoding energy-coupled thiamine transporter ThiT, which translates into the protein MKKLSLTAMIEASFFAAFAIILDFLPSIKLSPSISISAAMIPIFILAFRWGFKVSFIAGLLWGILQIAMGDAWIATPLQAFIEYFVAFACIGFAGLFYLPIQNQLRSGNKKKALGWVILAVFAGSLARYFWHFIAGVFFFGSYAPEGMSPVLFSFLANGATMLGAAILCSILAALIISSAPRLIIRKSDEGLRTQKRAS
- the qoxB gene encoding cytochrome aa3 quinol oxidase subunit I produces the protein MGIKWDEFFITGDPLILGSQIAILLTMIGAVAGITYLKKWKYLWTEWLTTVDHKKIGIMYIISAVLMFFRGGMDGLLMKAQTSQPEMEFLNSQHYNEIFTTHGVIMILFMAMPFLIGLMNVVIPLQIGARDVAFPQLNALSFWLFFSGAMLFNISFVIGGSPDAGWTSYFPLAGKEFSPGIGNNYYAVALQIAGIGTLMSGINFIVTILKMRTKGMTLMKMPMFSWTTFVTSILIVAAFPIFTVALALMTFDRLYGTHFFTVSGGGMDMLWANLFWLWGHPEVYIVALPAFGIFSEVIATFSRKSLFGYKSMVFSILGIALLSMVVWVHHFYTMGSGPAVNSFFSITTMAIAIPTGVKMFNWLFTMRKGRIKFTSAMLWALAFVPCFVIGGVTGVMLAMGAADYQYHNTLFLVAHFHYVLIPGVVFAVFAGLYYWWPKMFGFMLNEKIGKWHFWLFVIGFNVTFMPMFFLGLNGAVRRAYTYSAESGFAPLFMLSAIGSIILAAGFAVFCYNIYWSIRYADRNISSDPWDARTLEWSTASPVQFYNFAKLPEVKSLDPFWHMKKKNEGLTLHDSEIEEIHMPSNSWLPIYMGVIFGIAGFFLVFEWHIAAAVAAIGIFAGLIIRSFDYNEGFHVTKDEIHRIENAWRKTEGEVHDHVS
- the qoxA gene encoding cytochrome aa3 quinol oxidase subunit II, producing MKKILLSLTALLPLMVLSGCNMVVFEPQGPVARSITELINWSLIWMLLVVAVVFGLFGYIVWKYRERPENKDYEPPEEHGSTLLEIIWTGIPILIVIALTIPTVKTLYALEETPKGYEEKEPITIHVTSADWKWIFSYPEEGIETVNYVNIPEDTPVLFKMTSASTMQSFWVPALGGQKYTMPKMETELYLAADNPGSYEGQNTNFNGRGYADMKFEVLAQTQEDFDQWVDDVKDTAPKLTEDEYEGLLKPTHLGRLTYSNTHLEWVNHADPNSKAYTNPELYRGHGYQGKTFEEDDNYKNENPNVIEGHGEEESHDSQENHGGDHHGH